TTCATGATTACAAATTTCTATCAGTGATTCTATCACAAAATCAAAAGTGTTAAAATCATCATTATATAGAACAATATGATGATCTTTTGAAACCGACTTTTTTCTTTCTTTAGTTTGCTCTGCTTGTTTTACCATTGTAATATTTCTCTATTGTACACTGCAATAATAATAAGCAAATTTAATTTTCAAAAATCAATAGTGAAAAATCAGAAAAATGAAGGATTTCTTCATTTTTCATAAGAATGGTTAATTGGTATTTACAAGGATATAACGCCCAATTACAGAGCCATGTTGTCGCCTGATACTCACCGGTATAGATTCATTTTTTAGGTTTAAATTGTCCATTTTAGGTACACTACCTTGCTCTAAAACCTTTGCTGTCTGCTGACTATTAATTTCAGCATAACTAATATTGATTAATGCCATTGATGGCTTTTGTAAAGTCTTCTTAGGCAAAGTCTCTGCAATCTCTAAATGTTCTTGGCGTGCTTCACTCTTCTCTTTAACGATTTCGACACTATATTGCTGTTGTGCAATTGTATCCGATAGTGTCACAGCCAACGGAATAACTTTTATTTCTAAGTCGTCACCGGCAACAACCACTTCTTTCTCTTGTGCTTGCAGCTGATCAAGTGTAATATCGGTAAGATTATAACTGCCAGTAATAACTTGTGTGTTTTGTACAATAGCGTCCTGTTTTGCCTGATATCTCTTATCTTCTTCGTCTTTTTGTTCTCGCTGTTGTTCTTGTGTCAGCATTTTCAATGTTGGCTCATCGGGAACTGTCACCTTTAAGTGTAATTTTTCGGAAGGAATTTTTACATGGAAAATTTTGCCTTCTTCAAATTTAAAAGCAATTGTACTTGTAGGTAATGATACTAAAGGGGGAATGTAATGATAGGCCGTCTCTGCAGATTGTGCATAGACAGTTGTACTGAGTACAAAACAGATAATTGCTATTTGGGCTATCTTTTTCATTTTATAAAGACAACTGTTATACCTAAACAAGACCAAAAGGTTACACAATTACTTGATTTATATCAATGAAAACTACATGTATTCTTTGTTTAAATTTGCCATCATAAATTATATAAATTCATGTTTAGAAGAGCTTTACTTACAACAATCATAGTACTTGGTCAGTTACTATCAAAAGCCGATGAGGGCATGTGGTTGCCTACACTTTTAAAAACCATAAATGCTGATGCTATGTACAGCAAAGGACTTAAAATTCCTATTGACTCATTATTTTCACTGAACTCTTCTTCTATAAAAGATGCAATTGTTCAATTTGGTGGTGGCTGCACCGGTGAAATAATCGGGAAAAACGGGCTTTTACTAACAAACTATCACTGTGGCTACAGTCAGGTTGTTCAACACAGCAGCGTTAAAGACAACTATCTAACCAATGGTTTTTGGGCTATGAATATAAATGAAGAACTTTCATGCACCGGGTTAACTGCAACTTTTATTGTTCGCATGGAAGATGTTACAGCAAGTATTTTACCTTTTGTAAATGATAGTTTAAAAGAAATAGAAAAAGCTGCTCAGATTAAAGAGTTGTCTCAGGTATTGGTGCAAAAAGCAATTCAGGGAACACATTATAATGCAGAAGTAAAACCATTTTATTATGGAAATAAATATTTTCTGATTGTGACTGAAATATTTAAAGATGTTAGATTGGTTGGAGCACCGCCATCAAGCATTGGAAAGTTTGCAGATGAAACCGATAACTGGATGTGGCCACGTCAAACAGGTGATTTCGCCCTTTTCAGAATTTATGCAGACAAAAACAACAACCCTGCTGATTACAGTAAAGATAATATACCCTATAAACCAAAATACGTGTTACCAATAAGTCTAAACGGCATAAAAGAAAATGATTTTACAATGGTTTATGGTTTTCCGGGGCGCACACAAGAATATTTGCCAATGGAGGCAGTAAGAACATTAATGAATCATACCGACCCTGTTCGCATTGAACTTCGTAAAATCAGGTTAGATAAAATGGAACAGGCTATGGAACATAATGACACCGTTCGCATTCAATACTCATCCAAACATTCATCAATAAAAAACGGCTATACAAAATGGCAGGGTGAAATACTTGGGCTAAAAAAACTTAATGCTTTAGCTGTAAAGTCTCAACGTGAGTTT
This portion of the Bacteroidia bacterium genome encodes:
- a CDS encoding ATP-dependent Clp protease adaptor ClpS, with the protein product MVKQAEQTKERKKSVSKDHHIVLYNDDFNTFDFVIESLIEICNHEREQAEQCSIIVHNNGRCSVKDGSVKVLQPMCKALVQRGLTAEVE